The genomic stretch TGGACAATATGCAAGCCTCGCCTTTTATTATTGTTAACGAGTCTCGTccattctcctctctcttcgCTTCACTGGACTCCATTTACTCGTAAATTAAAACTGCACTTTCACCACTCCTCGTTATGAACACATTTATTAATGGTTCCTAACAGTTATTACTggttattaatggttattaacagtgttgtgttgttgacctgtgtgtgtaatggACTGTGATGttgtggtgtgtatgtgtttgttgcTGCACTGCTGCCGGAGTAAACATTTAAAGAGCCGATATCCTATATTTCCTCTTATTAAATCATTAGGCATCATGTTACAGTCAGAAAACACCTCGTATCACATAAATCAActgaatatgaaaaataatgacATCCTTAAAGTAGTGTCCAAGTGTCAGAACAACCGGACCAACACAACTGCTCAACATTTGtatttttccaaaaacaatgtatatatatatatatatatatatatatatagctatatatatagctcTTTTCTGACCTACTTCTGCGTATATATGTAAATGGGCTTTGCTCTGGTTGGCTGGCCTGCACTGGTACACAACATACATTTCAATAACGTTGGAGTGGACACTGCACtctgagaaaaaaaggtacagtacaggaacattactgtcactacagctacaaacagtgtagtgttaaaggtacagcagtggtgttagagtccagttgtgttccctaaaggttcattacattctcttctccagaaggagagggggacctctgtaatctttcattacacaactgtggagaataaaagaacacaataaataaatacaattttaactgtgtaaaatgtccacttgtgttccctaactaaaggtatgATCATGtcccaccacagagacagttttcctgacagtgtgtaaTGCCTTTCCTTTGATAGCAtcttatttatgtttgtgttcagTGCTGAATAAATGGatgcaaatataaaaaataaaaaaatatatataatacaaaataaaagtcctgaccTGTACGACCCTCATGTCGAGGCCGGTCTCGGAGGAGAGCTGCTCGCGGACGTGTCGAGCCGGTTTGGGCGAGTTGTTGTAGGCGTTTTTCAGAGTCTCCAGCTGCTTTGCTGTGATGGTGGTCCGGGGTCTTTTAGCCGTCGAGTCAGCTTCTGGAGTtatacacaacaacaacaacaacaacattaatatttaaaagcagGGAGAGCTAATAACGCAAAAAAACATGGCAAGAGGTTAATATCATCATAATTATGTAATATTCGATACAAAGTCGAGAAGGCCTGGTGATAAGAGCGGGTTTTATGAGTTTTGCAGATGATTGTTTGTcgtctggttttaaaaaaatcaagtcAGGTTCACAGTAACACATTTATATTAGGAAtaatgtttcagtgtttttaaaatattaaagatcTAGTAACTCAAAGATGATTCAGTTTACTCTGTAAATACTACGCACTGATTTTTAATGGCTACATAGTATTTAGAAGTCACTCTACATTTTTCAGTACActttatgaattattcagtatcagCTCTACAGTATTCAGTACTGAATGATTTATTATGCAGAACtgactatgaattattcagtacctCCTGGTAAGTATTCAGTACTACCTTAAAGTATTCAGTACTGTTAATCACTGAGTATCACTATAGGTTTCTCAGTATCTCACGAATGATTCCGTATCCATCATTTTCAGTATCTCCTATGGATCAGACGTGGGATGTGAGTCCAGAGCCGGACACAGGCCCTTCTCCGTCTGACTGGGTCATGTTTTATTATTCTTCTAACTCTGTGTATCTCCAGCTGCAGGGAGTTTGATATGAAGCAGCTGATTGTGTACTGAACTTGTTGGAGTTGAAGCCCCCTCgcggtgtgtgtagagtgtggacAGGGGTGTGATGTATGGTCTGTCCAGTTCTCTGGTGTGTTAGCAGTTTGGCCGCATTAATCTGgccctgggtctgaggctctaTTCGTCTCCAGCTCATCTCTGTCCAAGCCCCGGAGGCTGATATTGATCCAGAGTCCGGCAGCGAGCGATTAGCTCGGCACGGGTCGGACGCTTATAGATGACCCCGTGACCGCGATGATTAAGTTCACAGTTAAAAGCGACTGATCCATATGAGGTCATCGGATTAAAGAAGTTAAAACAATTAAAGGCCTCTGCTGGAGCTGCTGTTAATGTCAAACAAAATACTCCTCCGCCACGTCACGTGATCCTGGGTCCTGCACACGCGGACGGGGTTAAACCCGTGTAGATGTTTAGGTTTTGATCTTTTGTGTCCAGTCCCTGCTTCTGGTTTTTTGAGGCTCATGGAACtccaaatattaatttaatgcgAATAATTATTTGGTATATTTGCATGTCACTGAGAAAactcagaacaaaaccttgtatctccttctaaaattatttttatgttatttataatgatatatatatatttacatacacaGAGAAAGATTAACAGCTTTTTTTCTGAAGGAATTTAATATTGGTGTTTAATTAAATGGTCAGAGCAGTGCCCATCACTCTATTTTGAGAGTAATATTAATcttatttttacaaatttagTCCTCGCCAGTTCCCCCTCACtgtaaaatgtctgtaaattttagggtgaaaaactgtaaaaccatgtcAGTAAATGACTGTGGACTCTGAAAAAGACTGAAAACATTTTctataacagtgaaataccataaatacgtttaacaaaacacatctctttactgtaaaaaaacaaacaaacattatttcactgttatttCACTGTCTTTGAGGCTTTTTGATTTTGTGTTGAATTAAGgcgtttattgtgtgtgtgtgtctgtgtgtgtgtgtgtgtgtgtgtgtgtgtgtgtgtgtgtttctgtgcatgttgtgatgagatgtgtgttggtcaggaacaTTCACTATCAGCCTGTGTTTCGAGTGGCACCCAGACGCCTCACATTCCTTTCGGCAATGCGTCCTTTTAAGGATTGAATATAGGATGTGGTTTGGCTATGTCTCCATTCTCTATGTCTCCATTCTCTatgtctccattctctcatttgtcacatgATTTACCTGTTAATTTTAGAGCACAACAAtgattctttgtttttttttatgtaaatactatgtTTTTTACGGTGTAtgtctgttttttaacagaaaagtactgtaaagtgttatatacattttgactgtatattttacggtgaaatttcagcaaccacagctgctgtttttttacagatttttattctttttttacagTGGCAGTTTGGCTTGGGCACATGAtgagcacatgcttcctctgagacgaTTTCCTATCACACAGATGGAtaactcaacacacttggaggagcaCATTAAAcatccagatctgtcacatcagccacCAGACCCCACACTGGCCAGCGCTGTGTTTGTAGTATGACCGAGAAGAGAGGCTGCTCATCCCACACACCCAGAGACCCCCTGATGACCACCACACCAAGCCCCTCGTTCTAACCCCAGTGTGAACTGTAATTTTAATCACACACCTCTTTGCTTGGCGGTCTCGTAGTCGGCTTTACACACCAGTCGACTGTCCTCCATCAGGTAATACTCGTCGCCTGTGGCCAGCTGCCGCTTGCAGACGATGCAGGCGAAGCAGTGCAGGTGATAAACAAAGTCCTGAGCCCTGCGCACCACCTGAGTGGGGGGAATCCCCTGCTGACATGCTGCACACTTAGTCCCAAAcctcctttacacacacacacacacacacacacacacacacagaaataataataatcagggATTGTTTCCTGCTGTAAACTGACATTAAAACAATGTAGATCATATTCATCCTGAATCTACACATCACCTATTGAAgtgtattttctgtgtgtgtgtgtgtgagtgtgtgagggtgtgagggtgtgtgtgtgtgtgtaggctgtacttatagtgtatattacattactaGTCTATATATTTcctatgtgtgtgttagatatGCAGGGGAATGAGCTGCAAATGCAATGACGTGTATTATATTAATAGTGTATaatattttaactttatttatattttaactctctctctctctctgtgtgtgtgtgtgtctcacttgAAGAAGTCCTCTTTGCAGTACACACTCTCTCCCCGGCTGAAACATTTCTCACTCAGGGGACTCCCACAGTCGCTGCACTTCAGACACTTGCTGTGAAAGTGTCGCTCCAAAACCTTCAGAATAAACCTGTCCACAATCGGCTGAGTGCAGCCAGCACACACTGggatatctacacacacacacacacacacacacacacaatacactatAAATACAACCGCAGCCCACACCTCAGTAAAAGACACATGCATCGTGACACAGTGCGGACCGAGTGCAGTGAGGAACAGGGATGTTTTCTGTGTAAACATTATATTACACTTCACTAAACAGTGAAAAACAAACtggagaaaaaatatattttaaataaaacatttcagtttttaaagttttcaGAAGTGTGTTTAATAGACTCTTATTTCAGTAAAGTGTTCAACAATTAAAACCATAAGATATACTTCAGAGTAATTCAGGTCTGTTGCTGAAATGTGAAcagagattttatttattattttaaaaatgtttaggttttttttaaaaaattcaaaattatgaaataaaatgaataacaaaacaaacaaattcatAAACAGCATTTAATTCACTCTGAGGGCAGTTTAATACATtgataattaatatattaatatttacacacacacacacacacacacacacacgtttgagTATTCATTATTAATTCAAGCTAACCGCcaggtttaaaaacacaaatggaaTTTGTGGTTTGAAATTTACACAGaacttctaaaaaaaataataataataaaaaaaacgttGAGCGAGTTGTGAGTTAATTAACgcttttttaaatctgcaaaataaaagtcacacacacttggcaaaacatatataaaaaccGTTTTTCTCAGAGAGACCCGTGAGAGTGGAGAACACTACAAACCGGTTCTAGATATTTGACGCAAATCACAGGTTCTAAAATATCATCCTAGAACCTTTCAACTAGAGCAGGTTTTTTTCAGCACATTTATAAAACACGGCTCTGTTTAAAACCTCCGTTTGACGAAGAGCGCGCTGCCAACtaatgaataaacaaagaataaacaaatcaacaattaaagaaataaataaacgattcgggaagaaaataaacaaaaaactaataaatgcaacaaaaaagaaaggaaattaatgaattaatagaattggaaaaaaagaaagaaaatagaaagaaaacagagaacgacacaaagaaaatgttttaaagagaAGTTGTTTGTCGCCAgaattatttttctctttcttttttttttttttgcctgaaaacaaaaaacatatgtCGGTGTGTTTAATCCGGAGCGCGCGCACTGCACAAGCCCGACGTAATCCACGgctttaaagagagagagagagagagagagagagagagagagagagagagagagagagagagagcatgataCTGAGGGGCTAAGAGTGGTTTATGTTTAAacgttattttatattttccatTGTGTGGAAATCAAtaagaataattaaaaatagGAAGTGTCCGTCTGAAAAGCCGCGTTTAAGTTTATAAATTTATCACAGAttcacaaacaaagaaaaaaataattgtcctcttattaaataaaaatgtttttatgaaaCAATTTGTTTATGAAAATCCATAGAAATTCCTggaaaacgaaaaaaaaaaaaaaaattagaaaacaataaaaaacaaaacaaacgaaaaataaataaataaaacacaccccAGCTATTAACGGATAATATTACACCAGGCCAGTGACGACTGTTAGAACATAGAGGGCtttagcattttatttaaaataatattaaagctGATTAAAATTTAATGaggtaaaacacagtaaatttGAGAAACATTTGGACTGCCACGTGTTGCTAAGCTAAGGTGATAACAGAGCATGCGCACTGAGCTTACACCGTGTAAAAAAATAGAACGAATCAAATcaatcaaaaaataaatgtgtttttgtctaGTTTTGATGAATTCGGTTTGTATTTAAAGCAAAAAGATGACgggctgtgtttctctctctctctctctctctctctctctctctctctctctctctttacctgtGCGCAAGTCGTGCGCGTGCGTCAGCAGCGTCAGCAGCAGCTCTTTACACCTGTCCTCCTTCTCCATCTGTCCATCCCTCctttccctcttctctctcttctctttattCCCCTCCATCACTTTTACATCTTTTCACCGAAAACGGTGAGAAAACGAGGAATAAACGACCGAGAAAAGAgataaaactctctctctctctctctctctctctctctctctttctctctctctgcgctgGATGTGGCGTGGTGGAAAGTGAAAGAGGGAGGAgtagagagaaagggagagagagagagagagagagagagagcagaaggaGAGGACAAGAGAGTATATATTTGTGttcgtctctccctctctctctctctctctgtgtgtgtgtgtgtgtgtgtgtgtgtgtattaaatttCTCCCCTTCCGTTACCCTGCTGCTGCCGAAcgcttaaaacacacacacacacacacacacacacacacacacacacacacacacacacacacacacagtattcaTGTATATATTCAGTTATTGATTAAATGATTGACTGAAAATGACGCGGACATTTTGAAGTGTGTTAAtcttctgaaaataaaatattaatcaacttcaaaaaatgaaaaagaatataaacagtaaaataccaagaataaataatataataaaatctaacacagtaataaataaataaataaataaataacagtattGTTATATTAGTAtcatacaataaaaaaataacaatgtcttagtaataataataataataataataataataattattataataattataatgcaGTAGTTTATTGAGAATTATCATTAAACCTGCGATTACAACATTATTTATTGCAGATGTGTATTTTCGCACTCTGCAGAATAACTATAATTATATGAGAATATATtagagattttatttttaattgtttattattattgttattattattattattagtagtagtattattgGATTAACTATATTGTATTATGTTAATATTATTGTTGTCATTATAAAATAACCATGTTATAACATTGTTATTAtcttgtttcattttattttaattcgctatttgcttttttaattaaacttaCTTTTATATaaacttgtttatttttctgattCATTTTACCACGTGCCTTTAACCCTTTCAGTTTTAACGTACACTGGCAGCGCTTGGGGATTTTGTTCGTATTCCTCAATGTTAAAGGTTAAGTTAATGTTCTAAATGTAAACAGGGATCAtctgtaaacaaacagagaCCGGAGTATTCCGCAGCGTCATCACTGATGGTGATTGGTGGAGGGTCATTATGAGCTGATGTGTTTCTGATTTTATATCATACACACTTTCTGAATTAATACATATTACttacaacaacaaataacgaAGATGATgacgattattattatttttatatattcactactattattattgggaatattatataatacttaattatatttaaattatagaATGTCACATTGTGACgtcatttgtatttgtttgtattaaACAGGTATTTAACAGATCGGATACcgccccctcccccacccccaccccaggGAAATCAGACTTAGTGCCTCTGACCAAATACAAAATCAATCCCACAGTgaacctctccctctctctctctctctgactggaATTTGCAATATttatctaaatatatattttacaacagctgtataaatattacaataattaaaataaaaaataaacatttacaataaTAGCATTGCTTCctagaatatatttttatattaaaagtatattattattattattattaacattattaacattattattattattattgttattattatttttattgttattattattattattatcattagttgTAGTAGTATCATGATCATTATTGTTGTAGCAGCTGTAGAAATAGACATTAATCCACTTCTgatgtttacattattttttgaATATGAGAGATTTTAATCTttgttaaatgtatatttatatttttgatagTGTTTGATGGTTCCCCGGAGTTTTCCTCGCAGTGAAAAGCTGTGGGACGAGTCTGAGACGCTGAGTTGTGTGTGATGAGAGGAACACGCCGTTCCGCCGTTCCCCGTTCCCCATGCTGCAGTTTTACGGTGCTGAGGAAAAAAAGTGGAATAGTAACAGCGCTGTGACTTTAGCGGAGTGCACTCTCCCGCACGCGCTGTCCTCAGTTCAGTAAAAACCGCGGGCCCCGGATGTGCGCATCTTATTTAGCTACTTTTTAAAAACCTGGAGCTGAAAGTTCTGAAAGAAGGTGTTCGTTTGTAACATTTCCTTTTTCTTAAATCATCGTTTGGGTTCGCGTTTGTTTTCTGTCAACATTTAAACCGGTTTATTCACATCTGGACCACTTCACTAACCCCTCAGACCGGCGGTTTAAAGTCTCCTTTTTTAAGGGAAACGAGggaaaaattaaaatacattaaaaatgttcacaaaagcaatgaaaatgatttttatttttcacgTAGAAGAAACATCAGCGCTGTTGTCTGAGCGCGTTAGAGCTCACAAGCTCGTGACCAGAGAAGTTAATGTCGATTTtcattttaacaaagaaaaaaaaaacctttttttcaAAGTGTAAATGAGAAATTCTTTCAATCTCATCTTTTAAggttagatttaaaaaaaaatttcaaataatgttcactgtgaaaaaacacGACACACGTGTCTTAAAGAGCCCAGTTTTGACTGAAATCGTTTTCTTTAGATTgatattttgttgtgtttttaattcTTTTCATCATCCTTCGACACTGACCCCTCCCCTAAATAAACACTTCCCAATTAAACAGTTTATTAACAATATCTAAAACTGTTAAACATTTTGTGCATTGTCCTTGAACCATTTCCGGTTGttagttttaataaaaacaaaaagggaatTATTGAAAGAGCAagaatttttaatttattttgttttattattttttaaatcaatttaaacCTCTATTTTCCGCCAGTGGAATAACCCTGAGCTTAGCttagtttgtgtttaatttgagttttaataataaacttATCTCTTTAATGGATTTTCAATTTTAAAACCTTGATAAGCCGTTGAAATCTTCTGCTGatttaaatatgcaaattagAAAACAGGTGATAAATGCGATTGGTTTGAAACAATACACTGTCACAATAACACGCCCCACAGTTTACACAGTGCTGTGGTCACcactgttaataataataataataataataataataataataataatgataataatatggGAAACACGCCCCTGttattacagatttttttttattttaaaaatgtttttaaagccttgctttttcctcttttttatttgctattattttgttatattagtttagttttttagtTTCTTTCTGTTAGTTTGTGGCAGAGGAAGACCCACTGGTGACGATGCGGCGCGTGGGTGGGGGCTCTGTTTTCAAATTAAAGTTTATATTAAAGAAAAAGGAGCCACAACTCACGGAGGAAACCGAATTAAACCGGAATAAATGAACGCTACCGCTTATTTAGTTTGTGAGCaaccggtgtgtgtgtgtgtgtgtgtgtgtggagagggcTTCAGAGTgagtctcctgctgctctcctCCTGCAGCTTAGTCCTGACTCTGGGCTAAAGTTCTCTGGTTAAGACAGAGATGCTCCTCTGTGGTGAATATTACaacaacaatattttatttaatcatttatttatttaacagttgtttgattttattgattttgtttttaattcaacCTCGACACACAAACCACAACCGCGTGGGATACTCACGTTTCACttcatttttcacaataaagAGTGAAATGCACGCGCTGCTGTTAAAACTACACCAGTGATTCAGGTTTAACTTTACGATTAAGGTGAAACCTACTCTTCAGGTTAGGATTAAGATTAAAGTTGGGATGATGTAGTCTTCGGGCTAAAGTCAGGATTAAAGTTGGGATGATGTAGTTTTCGGGCTAAAGTCAGGATTAAAGTTGGGATGACGTAGCCTTCAGGTGAGGATTAGGATTAAGGTGATGCCCAGTGTTGAAGTTAAAATGATGTTGTATTACAGTCAGGGTTATGTTTAGGTTCAGGGTTAAGTTTAGTATTAATGTTagtattagtgttagtattagGATCAGTGTTAGgcttagtgttagtgttagtattAGGATCAGGGTTAGgcttagtgttagtgttagtattAGGAACAGGGTTagtattagtgttagtattaaGATCAGGGTTAGTATTTGTGTTAGTATTAGTGTTAGTATGAGGATCAGTGTTAGGCTTAGTATTAGTGTTAGTATGGGGATCAGTGTTAGGCTTAGTATTAGTGTTAGAATTAGTGTTAGTATTTGGATCAGACTTAGTATTAATGTTAGTATGAGGATCAGTGTTAGGCTTAGTATTAATGTTAGTATGAGGATCAGTGTTAGGCTTagtattagtgttagtattagTGTTAGTATGAGGATCAGTGTTAGGCTTAGTATTAGTGTTAGAATTAGTGTTAGTATTTGAATCAGGCTTAGTATTAGTGTTAGTATGAGGATCAGTGTTAGGCTTagtattagtgttagtattagtgttagtatttggatcagtgttaggtttagtattagtgttagtatttgGATCAGTGTTAGGTTTAGTATTAGTGTCAGTGTTAGTATTAGTGTTAGTATGAGGATCAGTGTTAGTATCAGGGATAGTATTAATGTCAGTATTAGGATCAGGGTTAGGTGCAGGTTTAGGGTTTAGTATCTGGGTTGCATGGAGCGGAGCGGTAGGGGCGCGTGCATGTCATGCATTAGTGCCACAAAGTGAGGGTGAGGCGCTCGTGCGGTCACCTGCGCATCACAGGCACAGGCCTCTCTTCATCAGGAGAAAACTCAGCTTTAATTAAAAAGGTTTAATAAAACGTTAAGAATAAATAGGTGCCGTttagttgttgttattattattattattattattattattattattataattattattatttataactaAACCCGTCTCCGCGTGACCGCAACCCCATTTAATgttgaattaaaataatataatcctaattaaagctctctctctctctctctctctctctctctctctctctctctctctctctctctctctctctctctctgcaccgGGACAGAGCTCGTGCGCACCCACAAGACCCAGGACTGAGGAAAGATGGAAGGACCGCGCGCTTACCTTGGCTCGCGCTGTATCTGGAGTAACTCCCCGCGTTCTGACAGCTCGATCCCGGATGCTCGAGCAACATTTTggattaaaagaaaataaataaataaacaaataattatttaaaaaaataaataaacgaataaataaacaaacgcagGGAATCCAAAGCGCTGCGAACGAGGTCCTGATGTACAACTCAGCGCgagcgcgcgcgcgtgtgtgaaGCTCTCCCCGAGTGTGTAAGAGTCTCAGCGCgcgagcctgtgtgtgtgtgtttgtgtgtcagtgCTGGAAGTTTGTGAAATGGCACGAGCTCAGGCTGCGCGCTTCTGTTTGTGCAGGAAGGAGGAGgatcacacacacgcacgcgcgcAACAGCATCACTGTGAGGGTCAGtctaagtttgtgtgtgtgtgtgtgtgtgtgtgtgtgtccctgtccACGGTGCTGAAGGGGACTGTTGTGGAGGCGCGTGCTGCTGCAGAATCTTGCCACCCCCCCAAAGCACAGCCCCCtcttcacaacacacacacacacacacacacacacacacacagactccacGTGCCCATAATTCATCCCGCATAATGGCCCAACTGGGCGTTGCGTCATTACGTCACAGTCTCGCTTCCCTTTCGCCTTttactgtttacacacacacacacacacacacacacaccacacacacacacacacacacacacacacaccatcttgggaaaaaaaaaagaaacaaacaaacaaaaaacaggcaAATCTAGGAAAAACTTtataccttctctctctctctctctctctctctctctctctctctctctctctctctctttctttctctcctgtttctctctctctctgttcctctctctctttctctgtttctctctctctctctctctctctctctctctctctctctctctctctctctgttcctctccctctctctctctctctctctctctctctctctctctcaggttagTATTATGAGttaatattagtattattaatgtattagtGTCTTTATTAACACATTGAACTGCagcaatttgtttttttatcacaacaacaaacaataaacaaaataattttttcacATTCCTTTCCTCcatctaaaaataataaaaatggcaaaaactAAGAAAAATCATCAGAAACCATattcaaaacacaacaaaacaaaacattttttcaatCAAAACCtttttctataataataataataataataataataataatatttttaaattattaagggttctctc from Hoplias malabaricus isolate fHopMal1 chromosome 2, fHopMal1.hap1, whole genome shotgun sequence encodes the following:
- the lhx3 gene encoding LIM/homeobox protein Lhx3 isoform X1 codes for the protein MLLEHPGSSCQNAGSYSRYSASQGKHIPVCAGCTQPIVDRFILKVLERHFHSKCLKCSDCGSPLSEKCFSRGESVYCKEDFFKRFGTKCAACQQGIPPTQVVRRAQDFVYHLHCFACIVCKRQLATGDEYYLMEDSRLVCKADYETAKQREADSTAKRPRTTITAKQLETLKNAYNNSPKPARHVREQLSSETGLDMRVVQVWFQNRRAKEKRLKKDAGRQRWGQYFRNMKRSRGSSKSDKDSIQEEGMDSDAEVSFTDEPPMSELGHSNGIYSSLSDSSPALGRQGGPHPSFPLDHGAVLPSQDQYHDLRASSPYGLPQSPGSLQAMPRQQPLISSLVYPDSGLSMVGQSGGGPGMGQNVRMVGGGNGPSSDISTGSSGGYPDFPASPASWLDEVDHSQF